The stretch of DNA CCTCTTTGATATAGCGACAATGGACTAGTTAAACTAGTATGTTGttaatttacattatttattaaaaaataaaggaaaatattttaccTAATACTTTAACACtttgtaaaattagttaaaatgtATACATTTTCATTATTGcttttgtaaatatatttttgacaaaaaatattatgattatattttcgATTGAATATTGTctaaaacatatatttataatttcttgtcaaaaaaatataatgttttttaacttaattatgtaaatatccCTTATACAAAGTATTAACCAAATAAACATAAGCTAGTTCTATAATTATACATTAAGGCGTtgcaataatataataaattgtaCCACATTATATTATTGTCTATGTATAGTAATTGctacaaatattaaaaaagaaaacaaatataTACTAAAAAGCTAATGCTGGTTAAAGTGGTTAAATGTGTGAATGTGTGTGGATAGGGGATGGGCTCTAAGATagctttattttattacattttatttCACGCGCTTATGAGAGGGGTATAGTATTGTTGCtctattattaattttgtattattttaattattattaattggtGTTATCATCTTCTTTCTATAAAATAGGTTTCAAATATCCATTCATCTCCATCACTTCAACACttttatttctctctctctctctcaaccatTCTATAGCAACACAGGAGTTTTTACAGAGTTATATGATAGCCAGAGAATTTCAACTACACATCCAAGATTTTGtaacatagaaaaataaaaagacatGGCCATGTTTGAAAGAGGAGATGATGAACTCAACCTAAACCTTGAGGCAACAGAGCTTAGGCTAGGGTTACCAGGCTGTGATAGTACTACTACAGCAACTTCTACTACTCAAGAGTACTCTGAAAACAGCACAAATACTACAAAAGGCAACAACAAGAGAGCTTTGCCTTCTGATGAAACATTCAAATCTAACTCTTCATCAGAAACCAAATCTTTCGGTCATGAAAACCCTTCACCCACCAAGtaagaaaatattctaatactATTTCACATGATtgtcttcttcttttttaaGAGGGGATTTTATTAAGTTATACTATAATTGACCAATTAATATTATACGTTACAGGACACAAGTAGTGGGATGGCCTCCAGTGAGATCTTACCGCAAAAACTGCTTACAGTCAATGAAAAAAGTAGAGGAGAGTGGAGTATACGTGAAAGTCAGCATGGATGGAGCTCCTTACCTTAGAAAAATGGACTTGAAGCTCTACAAAGGGTACCCAGAACTCCTTAAGGCCTTGGAAGACATGTTTAAGTTTAAAGTTGGTGACTTTAACGAGAGAGAAGGCTACAATGGCTCTGAATTCGTCCCTACTTATGAAGACAAAGATGGAGATTGGATGTTGGTTGGAGATGTTCCTTGGGAGTaagtgttttaatttttttttatcattattttatgcgttgtgtatgtatatatatatttgattttgttattattattatgaaaaaaatagcTAATTTGgttctttaatttctttttttttacagaatgtTTACCTCTTCATGCAAAAGGCTGAGAATCATGAAAGGGTCAGAAGCTAGAGGCTTGGGTTGTTCTGTTTGATGAAATATAATACATAttgtcatatataatatatatattttgtatgcACACCTACTTACGTGTCCAGACTTGACTGGGATCTCATGTTGAAGAGGAAATTATATAAGGCTCCATCTTCATGAAAGCTTGGGCTCTCCGTGGAGATCgaagactaattaattaatttcaaatcttgattattattattattatgtgtaattTTGATCATCAAAAGGAATATTTTACATGCATATTCCTacaaaaggaagaaaaaaaagttgaaatGCGAAGAAGTAATTGTCGcttgtatatattttgttaaatcaTATATATGTGCTCGATCTTCGAAAGCAATTACTGTACagaaaaaaagatgaaatgagTTAAAATTGAAATGGAGATTAaaggagaaagaaaaaaaagaattcGACTTTGGTTTCTCCCAGATGTATTGAGCtgtgtttattatataaatatatatttatttatacatatactAATCAAATTCAACAGATCTTCTCTCgcaaaaaaagagaagaaatcaGAACCCATATATTTAAATTGAAAGGCTAATTACTAATGTTTttctgaattttgacatgtagtaAATTGTGCTGCCTAAATTTTTTttccgttaaaaattcccccgaactattgaaattgttaaatttaaggacttttgtctaatttcattcaattttactgtttcagtgattgtttatgtactaaatcatgctccgcaaactttgatatctaccaaatcatgtcccttaaactttgatatgtactaaatcatgtcccttgaactttcatccatgttagaatttttttactaaaattagacaaaaatccttaaatttaacaatctcaatagttcaggggaatttttaacgcccaaaaaagttcagggggcacgatttagtacatgtcaaagtttagggagaaaaattactaattagccaaatTGAAAAATGCTAAAAACTAGCCGTAATTAGCACCATCTTAGtattatgtattattattagtgcaattaaatattaaattttatataatttaatttaataatttaaaaaaaatatcgctaaccaatcaaAAATATTGTTTATAAGTGGTGCTAGACATAAGGCCGTCTTTAATATTTTAGAGGCCATGTTCTAATCTTATAAATTGGGCCCCTAATAAAATTAGTGATAttgattaattacaattttCACCATAATTTCTGATATCAATCAGAATATTCACTATTATTACGGTAATTACATCACTGACCAAATCTGCATTTATTGGCAGCCAGGGCCGGCCCAAGCATTGGGCAgctttgtgttgggttttatgccttaaataaaactccatttcgatgtaatccattttattcaatatcaataaagaaacagaagtatttttcattcaattCACTACAACAATTATCATAATTAGCGGCGgagttattagcggcggagaggGTATTAGCGGCAGACTCCACTGTCCGCCGCTAATTgtggccaatttttttttttttttttgaaattttattagcggcgggcagtccgccgctaatgcccgccgctaatactagTAGCGACGAACCCCGCCGCAATTACTCCGCCGCtattactattagcggcggaccccaccgcaattgctccgccgctaataaatgGGCGGGATAAATGCCGCTCATCTAATTCAAAATTATTACCGGgggactattagcggcgggggtccgccgctaatactagcaattattttttttttattttttaagctaCCCCCATTATAAATACTCCATCAGACCCATTTcccccatttttgttttttctttccaaaattcaAAAACCAATTTCCCCCCTTTCCCCCTTCGATCCGACCCCCTTTTCCACCCTTCAGCCCGACCCCCCCCCCCCTTGGCTGCCCCGACGCACCACCACCCCGACGGCATTGACGCACCACCACCACAGTCGGAGCAATCGACAGTGAACCACCGACCACCACCACCGGCGATTTTTTGattaatatgtttaattttgagacaatattttattaggattaatatgttaaagttaattaccttggagacaattttaaattatcaataaattttattaaattgttataattatatttattagattttatttattaaatatttatataaataattatttattaatatataaataaatttttacaaatattttttttttttaattctgacgggtattagcggcggagcattagcggcgggaccccgccactattgctccgccgctattaatagtattagcggcggacccctttTTTGGCCGCTAATACTCTTAATAGCGGCCAAGCATTAGCGTTGGGCCAATAGCGGCCgaggtccgccgctaatgcccTTTAGCGGCCAAAAAGGCACCAATAGCGGCggaggggtccgccgctaatggtGTTTAATGTTGTAGTgattgtatgttttggttcatcttatcaattgcttgtctatttgatttataaattcatccaaacccttttcacatacttgattctgtttattgtgttgtcaacacagtggaaagtaaacatgactatgtgaataaagattcctaaatttatcagaacactggagttttactgatatgatagtctacaacagagtttacttgcatttggaaagatgctatgttctttccagagcattggttaaagtaaagcttgagttggatgcatggagtatgcatcggaagggaccgatattgaactttgacatagatttattaaacttaccgtaatatctattcaagtcaatattgcctagttgatcctagatcaaatgatcttaatcctaatatgattaggttcaatctcaagagtgttattcgtgttctttgatttgttagttaagcctacttttgggtcagggtgatacgtacattttgggaacacggtagtgcaattgagtgggagggctaacataaatatggaatctatagcttctatctggcaaatagaaagtaaaggatgatttccttcgagcttgacaaaacgaaaataaatggtggagtactcatttcacttagctgaaatatcatttatacggggttaagtgttttaagtataaaatacattgtagggtgttacggtaatctaatccctttgcagtgtagatcatctacatagaggatcattgatcaaattaggattataacaatggataactaatgacgtgtctatatggtggaacatttagagcgttctatatactgagagtgcaattcaaagttctatgtgtggattcaatgaagaattaataagtcagtgaatttagaatgtaaattcttgatctgcttattggaagctcggatatatagacccatggtcccccccactagttgagacaatattacttgtaagactcatttaattggttttgattaaccaattataattctcaaattagactatgtctatttgtgaatttttcactaagcaagggcgaaatagtaaagaaatagtttttaggggcatatttgttaattaagatactttgtctagtctaattaataaatatgataaatgacaatattatttaataattatttatagttattaaatagttaaaattgacatttaaatggttgaatttgaaaattggcattttttagaaaatgagatacagaaatgataaaacagcaaaattgcaaaagtgaggcccaagtccactaagccatggtcggccacctttgtaggtttTATcacttaatattttcattattttaatgccaaataattcaaacctaaccctatgtggcatgctataaatagatagtgatggcttcaggaaaaagtgacttttgcatcttgtttccttcagagaaaaacctgagcctttcacTCTAACTTAGCCGCCACTCTCCTTTCTCACTACAACATTaaggagcaatagcggcgggcccCTCGGCCGCTATTGGTCCACAATCTGGCCGCTaaagggcaatagcggcggacctcggccgctattggtccgccgctattgcttggccgctattaatagtattagcggccaaaaacagggtccgccgctaatactattaatagcggcggagcaatagcggTGGGaacccgccgctattgctccgccgctacAACACaccagaataaaaaaaaatattaattatttttaaaaatttatttatattacatataaataaataattaaatatttaataaataaatctaattaatataattaaaacaatttaataaaatttattaataatttaaaattgtctccaaagtaattaactttaacatattaatcctaataaaatattgtctcaaaattaaactaaattattacaaaacataaataaattattcattaacatcttcattcaggtctctaattatgaagtcttgatctggattattttcggtacgagtccccgaagcccgtggcggagaaggcacatacgcttggtctgatgataaacccagcgtcaaattaccgagctcagcttggttgaaaatgggagttgaaaaaaattggttctcctgcgatgaactcccaaataatccaaaatcGGACAAAGTTTGAGCCGAGCGGAGGAGACTCGACGGTGTTCGGTATAAGAACCGATTTCCCATTGGCGGAGCGGTACCGTTGTTGCTTCTTGAGGAAACCGCCGAGGAAAAGATTGGGGTTCTTCGCtgcaaaaattttcaaattctttGTGACAAATTTTGGAATTGTTGTTGCGAGGAAGGCCGAAATTGTGGTTGCGAAGGAGGTTGTTGTTCGTTCCGGAGGAGCGGCATGACTCTGAGAAGACGAACCACCAGGCGACTGCGACTGACTATACGTTTGAATGAAATTGTCAAAGCGTGGGTTAAATATTTGGGCACGTTGTTCAGGCGTCAAATTACCCCCCCCCCCCAAGTGGCACGCATAGCTGAGAATATATCTGCCACAGTGCTCATCATTTCAGTAGTTGGTTGGGGAGGCACCGTTGATTGAGTTTGAGGGATTGGTTTCTTTCCTTTGCCCTTGAGCCTTTTACCCACGCCTCTTTGATAGTTAGATCTTTGGCCTAGAACTGTTTCCATAACGTCAAACTGATAACCGCATCGGATTCGGATTCGGTCCCGCATCGCTCCGGGATTGTCGTTCCGCCGCTTCCTATCAAGCTCCTTGATCAGTTCCTcctatttaaatcaaaattattagaataagtaattaatataaaatataaattttaataataaataattttaatcacTTACATAATCTTTTGCAGCTAATTCATTAACGAAAGTTCCAAACAGTTTTTTCACATGGATCTCCTTCCATGCTTCAACTACATGCTCTCCAGGAGGACCCCCCTATAcaaatataaacaattaaattagtttattataagaaaaaaatattatt from Cannabis sativa cultivar Pink pepper isolate KNU-18-1 chromosome 2, ASM2916894v1, whole genome shotgun sequence encodes:
- the LOC115719320 gene encoding auxin-responsive protein IAA1, whose amino-acid sequence is MAMFERGDDELNLNLEATELRLGLPGCDSTTTATSTTQEYSENSTNTTKGNNKRALPSDETFKSNSSSETKSFGHENPSPTKTQVVGWPPVRSYRKNCLQSMKKVEESGVYVKVSMDGAPYLRKMDLKLYKGYPELLKALEDMFKFKVGDFNEREGYNGSEFVPTYEDKDGDWMLVGDVPWEMFTSSCKRLRIMKGSEARGLGCSV